A single region of the Fusobacterium varium genome encodes:
- a CDS encoding PTS sugar transporter subunit IIB codes for MILLLRVDHRLLHGQVAFSWTQTLGADCILIANDAVAGDELRKTTMKLAKPQGVKLVIKDIKAAIEALNSGVTDKYKLFIVVESVEDAYKIVSNVKQIKQVNLGGIKPREGSRNISKTINLLEEEEKMIKELESQGVEVEIRQLPGDNKIYL; via the coding sequence ATGATACTTTTATTAAGAGTAGATCACAGATTATTACATGGACAAGTTGCTTTTTCATGGACACAAACATTAGGAGCTGATTGTATACTAATAGCAAATGATGCAGTAGCAGGAGATGAGCTAAGAAAGACAACAATGAAATTAGCAAAACCACAGGGAGTAAAATTAGTTATTAAAGATATCAAAGCAGCAATAGAAGCTTTGAATTCAGGAGTAACTGATAAGTATAAGTTATTTATAGTTGTTGAATCAGTAGAAGATGCTTATAAAATAGTTTCAAATGTAAAACAAATAAAACAAGTTAATCTAGGTGGAATAAAACCAAGAGAGGGAAGTAGAAATATTTCAAAAACTATAAATCTTTTAGAAGAAGAAGAAAAGATGATAAAAGAGTTAGAATCACAAGGAGTAGAGGTTGAAATTAGACAACTACCAGGAGATAATAAGATTTATTTATAA
- a CDS encoding sensor histidine kinase, whose product MFKLISHLFNNLGYIIAIAFFFTKLKRAKDIFTHKKYSKKDVFILSCFFSILAIIGTYTGVDYRGAIVNIRNIGVVVGGILAGPEVGILSGFIAGIHRLFIDADPITTIPCATATMIGGFITAYLYKRCNEKNFYLYGFLGGFLVENLSMLLILIMGKDFELAKDIVSNIYFPMILANAVGVSIVLLIIQDIIEEKDIIAGKQAKLSLEIANKTLPYFRNGESLNEICKIISDSLGAKAVVITNEKYITASYSTSEDFKIAHTDIKSKATKRVLKTGKICIIGQCDDVKYFQCVTGKIKSCIISPLFQGEKVSGTLKIYFDTKENVTASNQYLVEGLSLLISTQLELSSVENLKTMAKEAELKALQTQINPHFLFNALHTTSFFVRKDPNKAREIIIDLSTYLRYNLENACKLVPLEMELEQVKAYFNIEKARFGDKISLNIDVDENVKDINIPSLIIQPLVENSIKHGLLKKREGGFVNIIAKKENKGCLITIEDNGIGIDQKIIDNLDDRIDKNIGLKNVHNRIKLIYGKGLVVEKLETGTKISFYIE is encoded by the coding sequence TTGTTTAAATTAATTAGTCATCTTTTCAACAATTTAGGTTATATTATTGCCATAGCTTTTTTCTTTACAAAGCTAAAAAGGGCAAAAGATATATTTACTCATAAAAAATACTCTAAAAAAGATGTTTTTATTCTTTCATGTTTCTTTTCAATTTTAGCAATTATTGGCACTTATACTGGTGTAGATTATCGTGGAGCTATTGTTAATATCAGAAATATTGGAGTTGTAGTTGGTGGAATTTTAGCAGGACCAGAAGTTGGTATACTTTCAGGTTTTATAGCAGGTATTCACCGACTTTTTATAGATGCAGATCCAATTACTACTATTCCTTGTGCTACTGCTACTATGATTGGAGGATTTATTACAGCATATTTATATAAAAGATGTAATGAAAAAAATTTTTATTTATATGGATTTCTAGGTGGATTTTTAGTTGAAAATCTCAGTATGCTCCTTATTCTAATTATGGGAAAAGATTTTGAATTAGCAAAGGATATTGTTTCAAATATATATTTTCCTATGATTTTAGCCAATGCAGTGGGAGTTTCTATTGTTTTACTTATTATTCAAGATATTATTGAAGAAAAGGATATTATAGCTGGAAAACAAGCTAAACTTTCTCTGGAAATTGCCAATAAAACTCTACCCTATTTTAGAAATGGTGAATCTTTAAATGAAATATGTAAAATTATATCTGACTCTTTAGGAGCAAAAGCTGTAGTAATTACTAACGAAAAATATATTACTGCTAGTTATTCAACATCTGAAGATTTTAAAATTGCTCATACAGATATAAAAAGTAAAGCTACTAAAAGAGTTTTAAAAACTGGAAAAATCTGTATAATTGGACAATGTGATGATGTTAAATATTTTCAATGTGTTACTGGAAAAATTAAATCTTGTATTATCTCCCCATTATTTCAAGGAGAAAAAGTTTCTGGGACTTTAAAAATATATTTTGATACAAAAGAAAACGTAACTGCCTCAAATCAATACTTAGTTGAAGGATTATCACTTCTTATCTCCACTCAATTGGAGTTAAGTAGTGTTGAAAATCTTAAGACTATGGCAAAGGAAGCTGAATTAAAAGCTCTACAAACTCAAATAAATCCACATTTTCTCTTTAATGCTCTGCATACTACATCTTTCTTTGTAAGAAAAGATCCTAATAAAGCTAGAGAAATTATTATAGATCTTTCAACATATTTGAGGTACAACCTTGAAAATGCCTGTAAATTAGTACCACTTGAAATGGAGTTAGAACAAGTAAAAGCATATTTTAATATTGAAAAAGCTCGTTTTGGAGATAAAATATCTCTAAATATAGATGTAGATGAAAATGTTAAAGATATCAATATCCCTAGCCTTATTATTCAACCTCTTGTTGAAAATAGTATAAAACATGGGTTGTTAAAAAAACGTGAAGGGGGATTTGTAAATATAATAGCCAAAAAAGAGAATAAAGGTTGTCTTATAACAATAGAAGATAATGGAATTGGAATTGATCAAAAAATAATTGATAATTTAGATGATAGAATAGATAAAAATATTGGATTAAAAAATGTACATAATAGAATTAAACTAATATATGGTAAGGGTCTTGTTGTTGAGAAATTAGAAACTGGAACAAAAATATCCTTTTATATTGAATAG
- a CDS encoding carbon starvation protein A, producing the protein MVSFIVSIIALIVGYMIYGKIVDGIFGPDPNRDTPAKRLSDGVDYVEMDWKKAFLIQFLNIAGTGPIFGAVAGAMWGPAAFIWIVFGCIFAGSVHDFLIGMMSLRKDGASVSELVGENLGEGARKLMVVFSIVLLVLVGVVFITSPAAILNDLTGIDKMVLIGIIIIYYLAATVLPVDKIIGRIYPIFGIALLIMAVGIGIGIVVQGYDIPEIAFHNFHPKGQSVFPYLCISIACGAISGFHATQSPMMARCIQNEREGRKVFYGAMISEGIVALVWAAAAMSFFGGTPGLGEALGHGGAAVVVNKISNTVLGKVGGALALLGVVACPITSGDTAFRSARLTIADTIKYKQGPIINRFIVAIPLFVVGIALCFIDFNILWRYFSWSNQTLATIALWAAAKYLNNNGKNYKIALIPAIFMTVVVTDYIIIAPEGFVRFFQGTPVATIEMIGLVCGIVVSALCTIGFFKTLKK; encoded by the coding sequence ATGGTAAGTTTTATTGTATCAATTATAGCTTTAATTGTAGGATATATGATTTATGGTAAAATCGTAGATGGAATATTTGGACCAGATCCAAATAGAGATACCCCAGCTAAAAGATTAAGTGATGGAGTGGATTATGTTGAGATGGATTGGAAAAAAGCATTTTTGATTCAATTTCTTAATATAGCAGGGACAGGACCAATATTTGGAGCTGTAGCAGGGGCTATGTGGGGACCAGCAGCATTTATTTGGATAGTATTTGGATGTATCTTTGCAGGATCAGTTCATGACTTCTTAATCGGAATGATGTCATTGAGAAAAGATGGAGCAAGTGTATCTGAATTGGTTGGAGAAAATTTAGGAGAAGGGGCAAGAAAACTTATGGTAGTTTTCTCAATAGTTCTTCTAGTTCTTGTAGGAGTTGTATTTATAACAAGTCCAGCAGCAATACTAAATGATTTAACAGGAATAGATAAAATGGTTCTTATAGGAATTATTATTATTTATTACTTAGCAGCAACAGTTCTTCCAGTAGATAAGATTATTGGTAGAATCTATCCAATATTTGGTATAGCACTATTAATAATGGCTGTTGGAATAGGAATTGGAATAGTAGTTCAAGGATATGATATTCCTGAAATAGCTTTCCATAATTTCCATCCAAAAGGACAATCAGTATTCCCTTATCTTTGTATTTCAATAGCTTGTGGAGCAATTTCAGGATTCCATGCAACACAATCACCTATGATGGCAAGATGTATTCAAAATGAAAGAGAAGGAAGAAAAGTATTCTATGGTGCAATGATATCTGAAGGTATAGTTGCATTAGTATGGGCAGCAGCAGCAATGAGCTTCTTTGGTGGAACTCCAGGATTAGGAGAAGCACTAGGACATGGTGGAGCAGCTGTTGTAGTTAATAAGATTTCTAATACAGTATTAGGAAAAGTTGGAGGAGCTTTAGCACTATTAGGAGTTGTTGCTTGTCCAATAACTTCAGGAGATACAGCATTTAGAAGTGCAAGACTTACAATAGCAGATACTATTAAATATAAACAAGGACCTATAATTAATAGATTTATTGTTGCAATTCCTCTATTTGTAGTTGGAATAGCACTATGTTTTATAGACTTTAACATTCTATGGAGATATTTCAGCTGGTCTAACCAAACATTAGCAACAATAGCATTATGGGCAGCAGCTAAATACCTAAATAACAATGGTAAAAATTATAAGATTGCTCTTATACCAGCAATATTTATGACAGTAGTAGTTACAGATTATATTATTATAGCTCCAGAAGGATTTGTAAGATTCTTCCAAGGAACACCAGTTGCTACTATTGAAATGATTGGACTTGTTTGTGGTATAGTTGTTTCAGCTCTATGTACAATAGGATTCTTTAAAACTTTAAAGAAATAG
- a CDS encoding PTS mannose/fructose/sorbose/N-acetylgalactosamine transporter subunit IIC, whose product MLQAFLLGMIAFIAQSEFALGTSLISRPIVTGLFTGIVMGDIKAGVIMGATLELAFIGSFSVGGAIPPDVVTGGILGVAFAIASKSGVETVLLLALPIATFTLILKNVYLGIIIPMLAHKADAYAEEGNCRGIERMQLISGFGLSLMLALIVFFSYLLGSNVISTILNSIPEFVQRGLAVATGIIPALGFAMLARLLLNKTVAPYFFLGFAIAVYTGVPLTGIAIFGGILAVIVVNLKDGVQLRGAKAVEESEVEEDEDF is encoded by the coding sequence ATGTTACAAGCATTTCTTTTGGGAATGATAGCTTTTATAGCACAAAGTGAATTTGCTTTAGGAACAAGTTTAATTTCAAGACCTATTGTAACAGGGCTATTTACAGGAATAGTAATGGGAGATATAAAAGCTGGGGTAATAATGGGAGCTACTTTAGAACTTGCTTTTATAGGATCGTTTTCAGTAGGAGGAGCAATTCCACCAGATGTTGTAACAGGAGGTATTTTAGGGGTAGCCTTTGCAATAGCTTCTAAATCAGGAGTGGAAACAGTTTTACTATTGGCTTTACCTATAGCAACTTTTACTCTAATTTTAAAAAATGTTTATCTAGGAATAATAATTCCTATGTTAGCTCACAAGGCAGATGCTTATGCAGAGGAAGGAAATTGTAGAGGTATTGAAAGAATGCAGTTAATATCAGGATTTGGACTTTCATTAATGTTAGCACTAATAGTTTTCTTCTCATATTTACTAGGAAGTAATGTAATTTCAACTATATTAAATTCTATTCCTGAATTTGTGCAAAGAGGATTAGCTGTAGCAACAGGAATAATACCAGCATTAGGATTTGCAATGTTAGCAAGACTTCTATTAAATAAAACAGTTGCTCCATATTTCTTCTTAGGGTTTGCAATAGCTGTATATACTGGAGTTCCACTAACAGGAATAGCAATTTTTGGAGGTATATTAGCTGTAATAGTTGTTAATTTAAAAGATGGAGTTCAATTACGTGGAGCAAAGGCAGTAGAAGAAAGTGAGGTGGAAGAAGATGAAGACTTCTAA
- a CDS encoding replication initiation protein codes for MRDIKENKISNNFFNFSTFFNTEILFTKRFSKNDILFKQFLIKHIVTTDEKKLEIKENEIKKIISLPHGETVDSFLSKFCSKRIVIYYGKSKLNPYELSLSIVASYLKIEDRYKIKISDDFYKIFNSEKNDFKLFYLNILLSFSNTISRNLFNLLKSISNEAFLEISLEELKNYLNIEESYDRFFDFEHKILVPALKEIEEFLLYKVEYSKIKESNSKNSKIKGIRFDIIQTADNNREKNLTLLFELFNPFAKNEKLLQEFITKQSFFYSFNYLKRNIEYSLLHSCKNLDSFLIEAIEKDYVNTRFKTKFKNFSKQYTLISNLNQNFTSLDDFRDNIFKEIDKKKLSELSILVKFMKSSFQLFRNNFLTNEALNKNEIYKTFYTNFQENNEFTFENKHLLLIAEFNDTCCESYFAIFKK; via the coding sequence ATGAGAGATATAAAAGAAAATAAAATTTCTAATAATTTTTTTAATTTTTCAACTTTTTTCAATACTGAAATATTATTTACTAAAAGATTTTCAAAAAATGATATTCTTTTTAAGCAATTTTTAATAAAACATATTGTAACAACTGATGAAAAAAAATTAGAAATAAAAGAGAATGAAATAAAAAAAATAATTTCTCTCCCTCATGGAGAAACTGTTGACTCTTTTTTATCAAAATTTTGTTCTAAAAGAATTGTTATCTACTATGGAAAATCTAAACTTAATCCCTATGAACTATCTTTAAGTATTGTTGCTTCCTATTTAAAAATTGAAGATAGGTATAAAATTAAAATAAGTGATGATTTTTATAAGATATTTAACTCTGAAAAAAATGATTTTAAACTTTTCTATTTAAATATTTTATTAAGTTTTTCCAACACAATTAGTAGAAATCTATTTAATCTATTAAAAAGTATATCTAATGAAGCTTTTCTTGAGATTTCATTAGAGGAGTTAAAAAATTATTTAAATATAGAGGAATCTTATGATCGTTTCTTTGATTTTGAACATAAAATTCTTGTTCCAGCTTTGAAAGAAATCGAAGAGTTTTTACTATATAAAGTTGAGTACTCAAAAATTAAAGAATCTAATAGTAAAAATAGTAAAATTAAGGGGATTCGTTTTGATATAATTCAAACTGCTGATAACAATAGAGAAAAGAATCTAACTTTACTTTTTGAATTATTTAATCCTTTTGCTAAAAACGAAAAGCTATTACAAGAGTTTATAACAAAACAATCTTTCTTTTATAGTTTCAATTATTTAAAAAGAAATATTGAATATTCTCTACTACATAGTTGTAAAAATTTAGATAGTTTTTTAATTGAGGCTATTGAAAAAGATTATGTTAATACTAGATTTAAAACTAAGTTTAAAAATTTTTCAAAACAATATACTCTTATTTCAAATCTAAATCAAAATTTTACATCATTAGATGATTTTAGGGATAATATTTTTAAAGAGATTGATAAAAAGAAATTAAGTGAACTATCAATTTTAGTTAAATTTATGAAAAGTTCCTTCCAATTGTTTAGAAATAACTTTTTAACAAATGAGGCTTTAAATAAAAATGAAATTTATAAAACTTTCTATACTAATTTTCAAGAAAATAATGAATTTACATTTGAAAATAAACATCTATTACTTATAGCAGAGTTTAACGATACATGTTGTGAAAGTTATTTTGCTATTTTTAAAAAATAA
- a CDS encoding PTS mannose transporter subunit IIA: MFQFIIATHGNFAKGIENSIGIILGKFENLESLPCYTKEDFNLAKEIDRMLLQYKDKEIIVVTDIFGGSVNNAFMEKIPSNKNLHVISGLNLSLILELLGEQEEYNNAKELIENSIINSKESVKYGNLELEKENQMEDEEF, from the coding sequence ATGTTTCAATTTATAATAGCTACACATGGGAATTTTGCCAAAGGGATAGAAAATTCAATAGGTATCATCTTAGGAAAGTTTGAGAATTTGGAGTCACTACCATGCTATACTAAAGAAGATTTTAACTTAGCCAAAGAGATAGATAGAATGTTACTTCAATATAAAGATAAAGAGATAATAGTAGTAACAGATATATTTGGTGGAAGTGTTAACAATGCCTTTATGGAAAAAATTCCTAGTAATAAAAATTTACATGTTATTTCGGGATTAAATTTATCATTAATATTAGAACTTTTAGGAGAACAAGAAGAGTATAACAATGCAAAAGAATTAATAGAAAACTCAATAATTAATTCAAAAGAATCTGTAAAATATGGAAATTTAGAGTTAGAAAAAGAAAATCAAATGGAAGATGAAGAATTTTAA
- a CDS encoding response regulator transcription factor, producing the protein MVKCVIVEDEFPAREELKFFIENHDGIELEKEFENPLDALKYLQDNKTDVVFLDINMPELDGMSLGKILSKLDENLKIIFITAYRDYAPEAFEIKAFDYLLKPYSDKRINEVLDNITKLKEHEHTKEVSQINKITVTSDEKMFVISIDDIYYIEAGEKESIIHTKDHSYSSKIKISKWEELLPLWKFYRTHRSYIVNLDKITEVEPWFNGTYILKIQDLKFKVPVSRNNIKEFKEMLVIK; encoded by the coding sequence ATGGTTAAATGTGTTATAGTTGAAGATGAGTTTCCAGCTAGAGAAGAGCTGAAATTTTTCATTGAAAACCATGATGGAATAGAACTGGAGAAAGAGTTTGAAAATCCACTTGATGCTTTAAAATATCTTCAAGATAATAAAACAGACGTGGTTTTTTTAGATATAAATATGCCTGAATTAGATGGTATGAGCCTTGGAAAAATTTTATCAAAGTTAGATGAAAATCTAAAAATAATTTTTATCACAGCATATAGAGATTATGCTCCTGAAGCTTTTGAGATAAAAGCTTTCGATTATCTTTTAAAGCCTTATTCTGATAAAAGAATAAATGAGGTATTAGATAATATTACTAAACTTAAAGAGCATGAGCACACAAAAGAGGTCAGCCAAATAAATAAGATCACTGTCACTTCTGATGAAAAGATGTTTGTTATCTCTATTGATGATATATACTATATTGAAGCTGGAGAAAAAGAGAGTATTATTCATACAAAAGATCACTCTTACTCTTCTAAAATAAAGATCTCTAAATGGGAAGAACTCCTTCCACTATGGAAATTTTATAGAACTCATAGATCATACATTGTTAATCTTGATAAGATAACTGAGGTAGAACCTTGGTTTAATGGAACTTATATTTTAAAGATTCAAGATCTAAAATTTAAAGTTCCAGTAAGTCGTAATAATATTAAAGAGTTTAAAGAGATGTTAGTTATTAAATAA